From the genome of Methanothermobacter sp., one region includes:
- a CDS encoding fumarate hydratase, whose translation MIGQEKVKETVCQLFKKATTTLPKDVESALKKAFREEEDEIALLNLKAILDNIKIAKEKKIPICQDTGLPIVFVKMGNVKVERLYDGIIEGVRMATSQVPLRPNVVDPISRENTGDNTGKMIPQIDLELVDTDFLEITVMPKGFGSENNNRLRMGLPSEGLEGVKDFVIETVMKAGGKPCPPIIVGVGVGGSSELALKLAKKALLKKIGERNENKKIAELEESILNEINRSGIGPMGLGGKTTALDVKIETAHTHTAGLPIGVCIQCWASRHATAILK comes from the coding sequence ATGATCGGCCAAGAAAAAGTCAAGGAAACAGTATGCCAACTTTTCAAAAAAGCCACCACAACACTGCCTAAAGATGTTGAATCAGCCCTAAAAAAGGCTTTCAGAGAAGAAGAGGATGAAATAGCATTATTAAATTTGAAGGCCATCCTAGACAATATAAAGATCGCCAAGGAAAAAAAGATACCAATATGCCAAGATACAGGACTCCCAATAGTATTCGTGAAAATGGGTAATGTTAAAGTTGAAAGACTCTATGATGGGATCATAGAAGGAGTTAGAATGGCAACATCCCAGGTTCCATTAAGGCCTAATGTCGTGGATCCTATTTCAAGGGAGAATACTGGGGATAACACTGGTAAAATGATCCCACAGATAGACTTAGAACTAGTAGATACTGATTTTCTTGAAATAACTGTCATGCCAAAGGGTTTTGGTTCAGAGAATAATAACAGGCTAAGAATGGGACTTCCCAGTGAAGGCCTTGAAGGTGTTAAGGATTTCGTGATTGAAACAGTGATGAAAGCAGGTGGTAAACCATGCCCACCTATAATAGTAGGGGTGGGTGTTGGTGGATCTTCTGAGCTCGCATTAAAACTGGCCAAAAAAGCTTTACTTAAAAAAATTGGAGAACGAAACGAAAACAAGAAAATAGCAGAACTAGAAGAGAGCATACTCAATGAAATAAATAGGAGTGGTATAGGTCCAATGGGGCTCGGTGGTAAAACAACCGCATTAGATGTTAAGATAGAAACTGCTCACACACATACTGCAGGGTTACCTATCGGAGTCTGCATACAATGTTGGGCTTCAAGACATGCCACCGCCATCCTAAAATAA
- the pstB gene encoding phosphate ABC transporter ATP-binding protein PstB: protein MYRIEVEDLNVYFGEDHILKDVNLKIPKNTVTALIGPSGCGKSTFIRTLNRMNDVIPGFRHEGHVYLDGKDIYDPDVDVVELRKKVGMVFQKPNPFPKSVFENVAYGLRVHGITDKEVIENRVIESLKAAALWDEVKDKLDQTALSLSGGQQQRLCIARTIAIEPEVILMDEPCSALDPISTTKIEDLIHKLKRKFTIIIVTHNMQQATRVSKYTAFFLNGEIVESGLTEKIFVEPQDKRTEEYITGRFG, encoded by the coding sequence ATGTACAGGATTGAAGTTGAAGATTTAAACGTTTACTTTGGTGAAGACCACATTTTAAAGGATGTAAATTTGAAGATACCTAAGAATACCGTGACAGCGCTTATAGGCCCATCTGGTTGTGGTAAATCAACTTTTATAAGGACACTTAATAGGATGAATGATGTTATACCTGGTTTCCGACATGAAGGTCATGTTTACTTAGATGGGAAGGACATCTATGATCCCGACGTAGATGTAGTTGAGTTGAGAAAAAAAGTTGGTATGGTTTTCCAAAAGCCGAATCCTTTCCCAAAATCCGTATTTGAAAATGTTGCATATGGTCTCCGTGTCCATGGGATAACTGACAAGGAAGTGATAGAGAATAGAGTTATAGAAAGTTTGAAGGCAGCTGCACTCTGGGATGAAGTTAAAGACAAATTAGATCAGACAGCTCTTAGCCTTTCAGGGGGACAGCAACAGCGTCTGTGTATTGCAAGGACGATAGCTATAGAACCAGAGGTAATATTAATGGATGAACCATGTTCTGCGTTAGATCCTATTTCAACCACTAAAATTGAAGATCTAATACACAAACTAAAGCGCAAGTTCACAATAATAATAGTGACACACAATATGCAACAGGCTACAAGAGTTTCAAAGTACACTGCATTCTTTTTAAACGGTGAAATCGTCGAAAGCGGTTTGACAGAGAAGATTTTCGTAGAACCACAGGACAAAAGGACAGAAGAATATATAACTGGTAGATTTGGATAA
- a CDS encoding 4Fe-4S binding protein produces the protein MRELILSPELCDECMKCERICPRNAIRLLNGVPIFCMHCAPEKAPCLNICPENAIIEKEGAIIIDEEKCAGCGLCQEACPIGAIYMDEHGTPRKCDLCIEYNKPLCISVCPTRALIESSEDLLSTKRDKLATELKKIKDLIQL, from the coding sequence TTGCGAGAGTTAATTTTAAGTCCAGAATTGTGTGATGAATGCATGAAATGTGAAAGAATATGCCCCAGGAACGCTATCCGCCTATTAAATGGTGTGCCAATTTTTTGCATGCACTGCGCTCCAGAAAAAGCCCCCTGTCTAAACATCTGCCCAGAAAATGCCATAATAGAAAAAGAGGGAGCCATAATAATCGATGAAGAAAAATGTGCAGGTTGCGGTTTATGCCAGGAAGCTTGTCCAATCGGCGCAATTTACATGGATGAACATGGAACTCCACGTAAATGTGACCTATGCATAGAATACAATAAACCACTCTGTATTTCAGTCTGTCCCACAAGAGCTTTAATAGAAAGTTCAGAGGATTTATTATCCACCAAGAGGGATAAACTAGCAACTGAACTTAAAAAGATCAAAGACTTAATCCAATTATAG
- the porB gene encoding pyruvate synthase subunit PorB, with protein sequence MEIPKEELLAPGHRACAGCGATLGVRLALKVLGKNTIAVSSTGCLEVITTPYPETAWEIPWIHVAFENAAAVAAGIERALKAKGKKDINVVAFAGDGGTADIGMQALSGAMERGHNIIYICYDNEAYMNTGIQRSGATPYGASTTTSPPGRKSFGEDRPKKNMPFIMAAHGVPYVATASISYPEDFMKKVKKAKEIEGPAYIHLHQPCTTGWGFDPSKTIEIGRLAVETGAWLLYEIEEGEFRVTYRPIQRKPVTEYLDAQRRFKHLKEKEKAKIQEYIDKICAELRI encoded by the coding sequence ATGGAAATCCCAAAAGAAGAACTCCTCGCCCCAGGTCACCGTGCTTGCGCAGGATGCGGCGCAACCCTAGGTGTAAGATTAGCATTAAAAGTACTAGGCAAAAATACAATAGCAGTTTCATCAACCGGCTGCTTAGAAGTTATCACAACACCCTACCCAGAGACAGCATGGGAAATACCATGGATACACGTAGCATTTGAAAATGCAGCTGCAGTTGCCGCAGGCATAGAAAGAGCCTTGAAAGCCAAGGGCAAAAAGGATATAAATGTGGTCGCATTCGCAGGTGACGGTGGAACAGCAGACATAGGCATGCAAGCCCTTTCAGGGGCCATGGAACGAGGCCATAACATCATCTACATTTGTTACGATAACGAAGCATACATGAACACAGGAATACAAAGAAGTGGAGCAACACCCTATGGTGCATCAACCACAACATCACCACCAGGCAGAAAGAGCTTCGGCGAAGACAGGCCAAAAAAGAACATGCCATTCATCATGGCAGCCCATGGAGTACCATATGTAGCAACAGCATCAATATCATACCCAGAAGATTTCATGAAAAAAGTTAAAAAAGCCAAGGAGATAGAAGGACCAGCATACATACACTTACATCAACCATGCACAACAGGATGGGGATTCGACCCATCAAAGACGATAGAGATCGGAAGACTCGCAGTAGAAACAGGTGCCTGGCTATTATACGAGATAGAAGAAGGAGAATTCAGGGTCACTTATAGGCCAATACAGCGTAAGCCAGTCACCGAATACCTAGATGCCCAGAGAAGATTCAAACATTTAAAAGAGAAAGAGAAGGCCAAAATACAAGAGTATATAGACAAGATATGTGCAGAGCTTAGAATATAG
- the phoU gene encoding phosphate signaling complex protein PhoU yields the protein MEKKYPRILFRKRLKDLRKDVEKIAQKTLETHKKSTKLLFDFDKKKKEEVISASKEIDDMVFNLERKCISLIAAEQPVAKDLRFIEACIKVGSHLKRIGYLAADIAEYSENIKDEEIPKKPMEDLIHMADFVQMMLSKGIYSFLDQNIEMAKELRHDDDKVDDLFDQTLEHVTISMFKDKESINYLVNLLFIARFLERVADRAVSIADRTIFMITCEKP from the coding sequence ATGGAGAAAAAATATCCAAGAATACTCTTCAGAAAAAGGTTAAAAGATTTGAGGAAAGATGTGGAAAAAATAGCCCAGAAAACCCTTGAAACACATAAAAAGTCTACAAAACTTTTATTCGATTTCGACAAAAAGAAAAAGGAAGAGGTAATATCAGCCAGTAAAGAGATAGATGATATGGTATTTAACCTTGAAAGGAAATGTATAAGTTTAATAGCCGCTGAACAGCCAGTTGCAAAGGATCTGAGATTTATAGAAGCTTGTATAAAGGTTGGAAGCCATCTTAAAAGGATAGGATACCTTGCAGCTGATATAGCAGAATATTCCGAGAACATAAAAGATGAGGAAATACCCAAAAAACCTATGGAGGATCTCATTCACATGGCAGATTTTGTCCAGATGATGCTCTCTAAGGGAATATATTCATTCCTTGATCAAAACATAGAAATGGCAAAGGAACTCAGACATGACGATGATAAAGTGGATGACTTATTTGACCAAACACTAGAACATGTAACGATTAGCATGTTCAAAGATAAAGAATCCATAAATTATCTTGTGAACCTATTGTTCATAGCAAGATTCCTTGAAAGAGTGGCTGACAGGGCTGTGAGCATAGCTGACAGGACAATATTCATGATAACATGTGAAAAACCATAA
- a CDS encoding 4Fe-4S dicluster domain-containing protein — protein sequence MKKILSQPELCDGCGDCEEACEELYGAPRIIIREINGTYYPIICQQCEDAPCKAICPTEAIDETIDLERCIGCGLCMIVCPFGAIVLSERKAHKCNQCPKLDTPACIKACSKRALSIVDAEKLKLEKQEKYIAKMAGTAKPRFDILELVSKSKKAEEKLK from the coding sequence TTGAAAAAGATCTTGAGCCAACCAGAATTATGTGACGGTTGCGGAGATTGCGAAGAGGCCTGTGAAGAGCTCTATGGGGCTCCTAGGATAATAATACGTGAAATAAACGGGACATACTATCCTATAATATGTCAACAGTGCGAAGACGCCCCATGCAAGGCGATATGTCCCACTGAAGCAATCGATGAAACCATAGACCTTGAAAGATGTATAGGCTGCGGACTCTGCATGATAGTATGCCCATTCGGTGCCATAGTATTATCAGAAAGAAAAGCCCACAAATGTAACCAATGCCCAAAACTAGACACACCAGCTTGCATAAAAGCCTGCTCCAAAAGGGCCTTGTCCATAGTAGACGCTGAAAAACTAAAACTCGAAAAACAAGAAAAATACATAGCAAAAATGGCAGGAACCGCAAAACCAAGATTCGACATACTAGAATTGGTCTCAAAAAGCAAAAAGGCCGAGGAGAAACTAAAATAG